From the Micromonospora sediminicola genome, one window contains:
- a CDS encoding SGNH/GDSL hydrolase family protein, translating to MNRPRLPLRRTAARLAALAAATAGVLLAVAAPANAAVPTGRYVALGDSYTAAPLVPTQVDLNCLRSNRNYPSLVAASAGSSSFADVSCSGATTDDILYGGDGQLGITVPPQLNAVTSTTALVTVQIGGNDIGFSGIISDCAEASVSSPLGSPCKDRFTAGGTDQLRARIAATVPKVTAVLRAVRQAAPSARVVVLGYPAILPDSGYGCWPVVPIAYQDVPYLRGVEKALNSMLADTAAANGASYADVYTPSIGRDACKGSGTRWVEGLIPQNTAAPFHPNARGEQGMATALLAHLN from the coding sequence ATGAACCGTCCCCGCCTGCCGCTACGACGTACGGCCGCACGACTGGCCGCGCTCGCCGCGGCCACCGCCGGTGTGCTGCTCGCCGTCGCCGCGCCCGCCAACGCCGCGGTGCCCACCGGGCGCTACGTGGCGCTCGGCGACTCGTACACCGCCGCCCCGCTCGTGCCCACCCAGGTCGACCTGAACTGCCTGCGGTCCAACCGCAACTACCCGTCCCTGGTCGCCGCGTCCGCCGGCTCGTCGTCGTTCGCGGACGTGAGCTGCTCCGGGGCCACCACCGACGACATCCTCTACGGCGGCGACGGGCAGCTCGGCATCACCGTGCCGCCGCAGCTCAACGCCGTCACCTCGACCACCGCGCTGGTGACGGTGCAGATCGGCGGCAACGACATCGGCTTCTCCGGGATCATCAGCGACTGCGCCGAGGCGAGCGTCAGCAGCCCGCTCGGCTCACCGTGCAAGGACCGGTTCACCGCCGGCGGCACCGACCAGCTCCGGGCCCGGATCGCCGCCACCGTGCCGAAGGTGACAGCCGTGCTGCGGGCGGTCCGCCAGGCCGCGCCGAGCGCGCGGGTCGTGGTGCTCGGCTACCCGGCGATCCTGCCGGACAGCGGGTACGGCTGCTGGCCGGTGGTGCCGATCGCCTACCAGGACGTGCCGTACCTGCGCGGGGTGGAGAAGGCACTCAACTCCATGCTGGCCGACACCGCGGCGGCGAACGGCGCGAGCTACGCCGACGTCTACACCCCGTCGATCGGCCGGGACGCGTGCAAGGGCAGCGGCACCCGCTGGGTGGAGGGACTCATCCCGCAGAACACGGCCGCGCCGTTCCACCCGAACGCCCGCGGCGAACAGGGCATGGCCACCGCCCTGCTGGCGCACCTCAACTGA
- a CDS encoding YciI family protein gives MEFLCFHRDRRGTVPLREALREDHWSYMDRFASGMIARGPTLADDGETPTGSLHIVDLPDPAAARAFAFDEPNYQAGVYRDVLLRRWRNTLGRAMGDFPGGPVGGNRYLVLALGAGRAVDLAVPPDADRLIAYGPLLSDDGDAWLGTAMLVRASHPEAARALLSERSYPDIEVHNWQFGGRR, from the coding sequence ATGGAGTTTCTGTGTTTCCACCGTGATCGGCGCGGCACCGTCCCGCTGCGCGAGGCGTTGCGCGAGGACCACTGGTCCTACATGGACCGGTTCGCGAGCGGAATGATCGCCCGGGGGCCGACCCTCGCCGACGACGGTGAGACGCCCACCGGCAGCCTGCACATCGTCGACCTGCCCGACCCTGCCGCCGCCCGCGCGTTCGCCTTCGACGAGCCCAACTACCAGGCCGGCGTGTATCGCGACGTGCTGCTCCGACGCTGGCGTAACACGCTGGGGCGGGCCATGGGCGACTTCCCCGGTGGTCCGGTCGGCGGCAACCGCTACCTGGTGCTGGCCCTCGGCGCGGGGCGGGCGGTGGATCTCGCCGTGCCGCCGGATGCGGACCGGCTGATCGCGTACGGCCCGCTGCTGTCGGACGACGGCGACGCCTGGCTGGGTACCGCGATGCTGGTGCGGGCGTCGCATCCGGAGGCGGCTCGTGCCCTCCTGAGCGAGCGGAGCTACCCCGACATCGAGGTGCACAACTGGCAGTTCGGCGGGCGGCGCTGA
- a CDS encoding ROK family protein, which yields MTDVVTPPTSPVSRERSKEIKRRSVISAARQARVLSRAELTELTGLSPATLTPLVRDLIAEGYLIERGPGASRAGRPRAILEFNPRAELVAAVALEPARISCEIADSDGAVIAHRTVRRTGDIVDLICTAVPELAGTGLPALRGVAIAAPGVSTGGAVRLAPSVGLVEARPVGESVQRRLGVPVVVDNDVNLMAAGEHAAGAGVDVADLLLLHVADGIGAGLVLDGQVRRGSGGAAGEVGFLPLDRADRGHDGVGPFEARWSESAVAERVVALAPGRRPAAPVRALVELAAADERAAAYLADLLDAWARLIVSCACVIDPGRVLLSGAAADLDDAAVARLQALVSAAAPSPTEVRRAVLGDRAVLYGAISYALSAAASGLSALLPAP from the coding sequence GTGACTGACGTGGTGACCCCACCGACGAGCCCGGTGAGCCGGGAGCGGTCGAAGGAGATCAAGCGCCGTAGCGTGATCTCCGCCGCCCGCCAGGCCCGGGTGCTGTCCCGGGCCGAGTTGACCGAGCTGACCGGGCTGAGCCCCGCCACGCTCACCCCGCTGGTCCGGGACCTGATCGCCGAGGGCTACCTGATCGAGCGCGGCCCCGGCGCGTCCCGGGCCGGCCGCCCCCGCGCCATCCTGGAGTTCAACCCGCGCGCCGAGCTGGTCGCCGCGGTCGCGCTGGAACCGGCCCGGATCAGCTGCGAGATCGCCGACAGCGACGGCGCCGTGATCGCCCACCGCACGGTGCGCCGCACCGGCGACATCGTCGACCTGATCTGCACGGCCGTGCCCGAGCTGGCCGGCACCGGCCTGCCGGCGCTGCGCGGGGTGGCCATCGCCGCGCCCGGCGTCTCGACCGGCGGCGCGGTCCGGCTCGCCCCCTCCGTCGGGCTGGTCGAGGCCCGCCCGGTGGGGGAGTCGGTCCAGCGGCGGCTCGGCGTGCCGGTCGTGGTGGACAACGACGTGAACCTGATGGCCGCCGGCGAGCACGCCGCCGGCGCCGGGGTCGACGTGGCCGACCTGCTCCTGCTGCACGTCGCGGACGGCATCGGCGCCGGTCTCGTGCTGGACGGGCAGGTCCGTCGGGGCTCCGGCGGCGCGGCCGGCGAGGTCGGCTTCCTGCCGCTCGACCGGGCCGACCGGGGGCACGACGGGGTCGGGCCGTTCGAGGCCCGCTGGTCGGAGAGCGCGGTCGCCGAGCGGGTGGTGGCGCTGGCCCCGGGGCGCCGGCCGGCCGCGCCGGTGCGGGCGCTGGTGGAGCTGGCCGCCGCCGACGAGCGCGCCGCCGCCTACCTGGCCGACCTGCTCGACGCCTGGGCACGGCTCATCGTCTCCTGCGCCTGCGTGATCGACCCCGGCCGGGTGCTGCTCAGCGGCGCCGCGGCCGACCTCGACGACGCCGCCGTGGCGCGGCTGCAGGCGCTGGTGTCCGCCGCCGCGCCCAGTCCCACCGAGGTCCGCCGCGCGGTGCTCGGTGACCGGGCGGTGCTCTACGGCGCGATCAGCTACGCGCTCTCGGCCGCCGCGTCCGGCCTGTCCGCCCTCCTACCCGCTCCCTGA
- a CDS encoding extracellular solute-binding protein: MRRRLLLAGALATVLAAGTACGGGSGDSGGGAAEKLTIYTARDKKVTTYVVDKFTAKYPEYKGKVEVLNLGAQEILERVRAEKANPQADVWWGGTQQGLAAGASEDLLAGWQPSFAGKMDAAYKDPQGRWFGEILLPEVIMYNNKALTPEQAPKDWDDLLKPEWKDKIIIRDVAASGTMRSIYASMIQRQSPDGSNPQPGYDWLKKLDANTGAYAANPTDLYLKLSRQQGTLSAWNLQDILLQANQANMPFGYVMPASGAPVLVDGLAQVKGGNSAGAQKFLEFLFDDSLRAELAKDYYQIPAVDIAEKPEWLAQLDLKPLDVDWDVIGKNETEWINHWNSQIKNKG, from the coding sequence ATGAGACGTCGACTCCTGCTCGCCGGAGCGCTCGCCACCGTCCTCGCCGCCGGCACCGCCTGCGGCGGCGGCTCCGGTGACTCCGGCGGCGGCGCGGCCGAGAAGCTGACCATCTACACGGCCCGCGACAAGAAGGTCACCACCTACGTCGTCGACAAGTTCACCGCCAAGTACCCCGAGTACAAGGGCAAGGTCGAGGTGCTCAACCTGGGCGCCCAGGAGATCCTGGAGCGGGTCCGCGCGGAGAAGGCCAACCCGCAGGCCGACGTCTGGTGGGGTGGCACGCAGCAGGGTCTGGCCGCCGGTGCGTCCGAGGACCTGCTGGCGGGCTGGCAGCCGTCGTTCGCCGGCAAGATGGACGCGGCGTACAAGGACCCGCAGGGCCGGTGGTTCGGCGAGATCCTGCTGCCCGAGGTCATCATGTACAACAACAAGGCGCTCACCCCGGAGCAGGCCCCGAAGGACTGGGACGACCTGCTGAAGCCGGAGTGGAAAGACAAGATCATTATCCGCGACGTGGCCGCCTCCGGCACCATGCGGTCGATCTACGCCTCGATGATCCAGCGCCAGTCGCCCGACGGCAGCAACCCGCAGCCGGGCTACGACTGGCTGAAGAAGCTCGACGCCAACACCGGCGCGTACGCGGCCAACCCGACCGACCTCTACCTGAAGCTGTCCCGCCAGCAGGGCACGCTGAGCGCCTGGAACCTGCAGGACATCCTGCTCCAGGCCAACCAGGCCAACATGCCCTTCGGCTACGTGATGCCGGCCTCCGGCGCGCCGGTCCTGGTCGACGGGCTGGCCCAGGTCAAGGGCGGCAACAGTGCGGGCGCGCAGAAGTTCCTCGAGTTCCTCTTCGACGACTCGCTCCGCGCCGAGCTGGCCAAGGACTACTACCAGATCCCGGCCGTGGACATCGCCGAGAAGCCGGAGTGGCTGGCCCAGCTCGACCTCAAGCCGCTGGACGTCGACTGGGACGTGATCGGCAAGAACGAGACCGAGTGGATCAACCACTGGAACAGCCAGATCAAGAACAAGGGCTGA
- a CDS encoding ABC transporter ATP-binding protein, translating into MIDVTLESVSKRFPRAGDTAAVDDVDLRIGAGEFFTLLGPSGCGKTTTLRMVAGFYFPSSGRIRFGAEDVTNRPPNKRDTGMVFQNYALFPHLSVAQNVAYGLKIRKVGRAESRRRIDEALGQVHLAGYGDRRIDQLSGGQQQRVALARALVIRPRTLLLDEPLSNLDAKLREETRVEIRRIQKESGTTALYVTHDQAEAMAMSDRIAVMESGRVRQVGTPQEIYHRPATAFVARFIGRSNVLDLPVVTVGPERVTVALPGGSEVPVAAPADHGLTAGATALVSVRPEHITLTSATDEGALTGRVTELEFTGMATNLLIDVAGEPVQVAAIDVPAGLGVGDQVGLSLPPERMWVVGA; encoded by the coding sequence ATGATCGATGTCACGCTGGAGTCGGTGAGCAAGCGCTTCCCGCGTGCCGGCGACACCGCGGCGGTCGACGACGTCGACCTCCGCATCGGCGCGGGGGAGTTCTTCACCCTGCTCGGCCCGAGCGGCTGCGGCAAGACCACCACCCTGCGCATGGTCGCCGGCTTCTACTTCCCCAGCTCGGGCCGGATCCGCTTCGGCGCCGAGGACGTCACCAACCGCCCGCCGAACAAGCGCGACACCGGCATGGTGTTCCAGAACTACGCGCTCTTCCCGCACCTGAGCGTCGCCCAGAACGTGGCGTACGGCCTGAAGATCCGCAAGGTCGGCCGGGCCGAGTCCCGCCGGCGCATCGACGAGGCGCTCGGGCAGGTCCACCTCGCCGGGTACGGCGACCGGCGCATCGACCAGCTCTCCGGCGGCCAGCAGCAGCGCGTCGCGCTGGCCCGGGCCCTGGTGATCCGCCCCCGCACGCTGCTGCTCGACGAGCCGCTGTCCAACCTCGACGCCAAGCTGCGCGAGGAGACCCGGGTGGAGATCCGCCGGATCCAGAAGGAGAGCGGCACCACCGCCCTCTACGTCACCCACGACCAGGCCGAGGCGATGGCCATGTCCGACCGGATCGCGGTGATGGAGTCCGGCCGGGTCCGCCAGGTCGGCACGCCGCAGGAGATCTACCACCGGCCCGCCACCGCGTTCGTGGCCCGGTTCATCGGCCGCAGCAACGTGCTCGACCTGCCGGTGGTCACGGTCGGCCCGGAGCGCGTCACCGTGGCGCTGCCCGGCGGCTCGGAGGTCCCGGTCGCCGCGCCCGCCGACCACGGGCTCACCGCGGGCGCGACCGCCCTGGTCAGCGTCCGGCCCGAGCACATCACGCTCACCTCCGCCACCGACGAGGGCGCGCTCACCGGCCGGGTGACCGAGCTGGAGTTCACCGGCATGGCCACCAACCTGCTCATCGACGTGGCCGGCGAACCGGTCCAGGTGGCCGCGATCGACGTGCCGGCCGGGCTGGGCGTGGGTGACCAGGTCGGGCTGAGCCTGCCGCCGGAGCGGATGTGGGTGGTGGGCGCGTGA
- a CDS encoding ABC transporter permease, whose translation MSTIPATPSAATVPPITEDPTPPSGRRSRRPGLNANSRWFPYVLVFPLALVLFGYVVQPMLATFGESVGVDGPANWASFLTGDGVARSALVTSLLISAASVLLCGVVGVAMAFLLKRFSFPGRRIIEAIILVPAALPPLIGAISFQLLYSETGILPRALQQLFGTENPVLPFSGIAGVLVVHTFTMYPFFYLATSAALVGMDPSVEEAAYNLGAGRVRVWRTVLLPMLTPALVSASLLVFMTSLASYTAPLLFGVDRTMTMQIYINRTNGDLPMASTYASVLAVVSVLFLLGMRWYEGRRSYRSQSKGVASHRRELTNPFARWLALLASLLAVVVLLAPVATIALVAFSRDGSWTTEVIPSGYTTQNFVTIFSDPDAYRPILNSLQMSLLATVGCVVVGVLIAYAVRRLDFRGRGLLDVAVMLAWALPGTVVAINLISAFSTGNAFSFGQVLIGTFWIMPLAYFVRFLPLVFRSSSATLAQLDPSLEEAARNLGASWWRAFGTVTLRLMLPGVLAGALLAFVNGVGEFVASVLIYTSETAPISVEINNRMYSFEVGTAAAYGMLQVVLIFVVMVVSGRLQNGGRAAREGVKWTA comes from the coding sequence ATGAGCACGATTCCCGCGACCCCGAGCGCGGCCACCGTCCCGCCGATCACCGAGGACCCCACCCCGCCGTCGGGCCGGCGGTCCCGCCGCCCCGGGCTCAACGCCAACTCGCGCTGGTTCCCGTACGTCCTGGTGTTCCCGCTGGCGCTGGTCCTGTTCGGCTACGTGGTCCAGCCGATGCTCGCGACCTTCGGCGAGAGCGTCGGGGTGGACGGGCCGGCGAACTGGGCCAGCTTCCTCACCGGCGACGGCGTGGCCCGCTCCGCGCTGGTCACGTCGCTGCTGATCTCGGCGGCGAGCGTGCTGCTCTGCGGCGTCGTCGGCGTGGCCATGGCGTTCCTGCTGAAGCGGTTCTCGTTCCCCGGCCGCCGGATCATCGAGGCGATCATCCTGGTGCCGGCGGCGCTGCCGCCGCTGATCGGGGCGATCTCGTTCCAGCTGCTCTACAGCGAGACCGGCATCCTGCCGCGCGCGCTGCAACAGCTGTTCGGCACGGAGAACCCGGTGCTGCCGTTCAGCGGTATCGCCGGCGTGCTGGTGGTGCACACGTTCACCATGTACCCGTTCTTCTACCTCGCCACGTCCGCCGCGCTCGTCGGCATGGACCCCTCGGTCGAGGAGGCCGCCTACAACCTCGGCGCGGGCCGGGTCCGGGTGTGGCGGACGGTGCTGCTGCCGATGCTCACCCCGGCGCTGGTCTCCGCCTCGCTGCTGGTCTTCATGACCTCGCTGGCCTCGTACACGGCCCCGCTGCTGTTCGGCGTGGACCGGACCATGACCATGCAGATCTACATCAACCGCACCAACGGCGACCTGCCGATGGCCTCGACCTACGCGTCGGTGCTGGCCGTGGTGTCGGTGCTGTTCCTGCTGGGGATGCGCTGGTACGAGGGGCGGCGCAGCTACCGCTCCCAGTCCAAGGGCGTGGCCAGCCACCGCCGCGAGCTGACCAACCCGTTCGCCCGCTGGCTGGCGCTGCTCGCCTCGCTGCTCGCCGTGGTGGTGCTCCTCGCGCCGGTGGCGACCATCGCCCTGGTGGCGTTCTCCCGGGACGGGTCGTGGACCACCGAGGTGATCCCGTCCGGCTACACCACGCAGAACTTCGTCACCATCTTCTCCGACCCGGACGCGTACCGGCCGATCCTCAACTCGCTGCAGATGAGCCTGCTCGCCACCGTCGGCTGCGTCGTGGTCGGCGTGCTCATCGCGTACGCGGTGCGCCGGCTGGACTTCCGCGGGCGCGGCCTGCTGGACGTGGCGGTCATGCTCGCCTGGGCGCTGCCCGGCACGGTGGTCGCGATCAACCTGATCTCGGCGTTCAGCACCGGCAACGCGTTCAGCTTCGGCCAGGTGCTGATCGGCACCTTCTGGATCATGCCGCTGGCCTACTTCGTCCGCTTCCTGCCGCTGGTGTTCCGCTCCAGCTCGGCGACGCTGGCCCAGCTCGACCCGTCGCTGGAGGAGGCCGCCCGTAACCTCGGCGCGTCCTGGTGGCGCGCGTTCGGCACGGTCACCCTGCGGCTCATGCTGCCCGGCGTGCTGGCCGGCGCGCTGCTCGCGTTCGTCAACGGCGTCGGCGAGTTCGTCGCCTCGGTGCTGATCTACACCTCGGAGACCGCGCCGATCTCGGTGGAGATCAACAACCGGATGTACTCGTTCGAGGTCGGCACCGCCGCCGCGTACGGCATGCTCCAGGTCGTGTTGATCTTCGTGGTGATGGTGGTCTCCGGCCGGCTCCAGAACGGCGGCCGGGCGGCCCGGGAGGGGGTCAAGTGGACGGCGTGA
- a CDS encoding creatininase family protein: MTARWADGGGLLPAAGIPGGELADVVAAADFAVLPVGAVEWHGPHLPLGADLVLAEGFASESAASGPGPRGVLFPPVAYAACPGQTRPWPGTVAIRPEIAVGYLADVIEGIVAAGFPRLLVVNGHDANMSTVRAAMEWVSGRRTASLLLVNWFQLVTPAETAELYGDAIARGHGGAYETSGVLGFAPETVRLDAAADLPPRPKLPVDHPYVLVESRPDPWQGWSGHVSLATEDVGRTVRATAGARLREIVAAWVAAPPPAPPTADPLPQPPTADPLPEEDA; the protein is encoded by the coding sequence GTGACCGCACGCTGGGCCGACGGCGGCGGGCTGCTGCCCGCCGCCGGCATCCCCGGCGGCGAACTGGCCGACGTGGTCGCGGCCGCGGACTTCGCGGTGCTGCCGGTCGGCGCGGTGGAGTGGCACGGACCGCACCTCCCGTTGGGCGCGGACCTCGTCCTCGCCGAGGGCTTCGCCTCCGAGAGCGCCGCGTCCGGGCCCGGTCCGCGCGGCGTGCTGTTCCCGCCGGTGGCCTACGCGGCCTGCCCCGGGCAGACCCGGCCCTGGCCGGGCACGGTGGCGATCCGGCCGGAGATCGCCGTGGGGTATCTCGCCGACGTGATCGAGGGCATCGTCGCCGCCGGATTCCCCCGGCTGCTGGTGGTCAACGGCCACGACGCCAACATGTCCACCGTCCGGGCCGCCATGGAGTGGGTCTCCGGCCGGCGCACCGCCAGCCTGCTGCTGGTCAACTGGTTCCAGCTGGTCACCCCGGCGGAGACCGCCGAACTCTACGGCGACGCGATCGCCCGCGGTCACGGCGGCGCGTACGAGACCTCGGGTGTGCTCGGCTTCGCGCCGGAGACGGTACGCCTGGACGCGGCCGCCGACCTGCCGCCCCGGCCCAAGCTGCCGGTGGACCATCCGTACGTCCTGGTGGAGTCCCGGCCCGACCCGTGGCAGGGCTGGTCCGGGCACGTCTCGCTGGCCACCGAGGACGTCGGGCGGACGGTCCGCGCCACCGCCGGCGCGCGGTTGCGCGAGATCGTGGCGGCCTGGGTGGCCGCCCCGCCGCCGGCCCCGCCCACCGCCGACCCGCTGCCGCAACCGCCCACCGCCGACCCGCTGCCCGAGGAGGACGCGTGA
- a CDS encoding amidohydrolase family protein, with the protein MTVDRGLDVVDFHLHFRIGADQTVHACEEAAGMHPGGERERAVRAAGSAPYAREWRRAWGFPDPEPPAERWQDEADRWAEELRAARVRRAVFVTGGGNDAVADVVDRHPDLLLGFAHHDPYGPDAAAELDRAVTERGLRGLKLFAPLLRGPLDHTDLDPLWGTAQRLGVPVLIHIGHYGSAGGLSVGRHGGPDELARMARRFPELAVVVPHFGVQHVQELFFTAWGCPNVHIDTSGSNQWVRWMPYRLTLEDLFRRCYETIGPDRIVFGSDSSWFPRGYVTRYLDDQLRICHEMGMPEEHLRAIFAGNAERLLGLTADRKETR; encoded by the coding sequence GTGACCGTCGACCGGGGACTGGACGTCGTCGACTTCCACCTGCACTTCCGCATCGGCGCCGACCAGACGGTGCACGCCTGCGAAGAGGCCGCCGGGATGCACCCGGGCGGCGAGCGCGAACGCGCCGTGCGGGCCGCCGGGTCCGCGCCGTACGCCCGCGAGTGGCGTCGGGCCTGGGGCTTCCCGGACCCCGAGCCGCCGGCCGAGCGCTGGCAGGACGAGGCGGACCGGTGGGCCGAGGAGCTGCGCGCCGCGCGGGTACGGCGGGCCGTCTTCGTCACCGGCGGCGGCAACGACGCCGTCGCCGACGTGGTCGACCGGCACCCGGACCTGCTGCTCGGCTTCGCCCACCACGACCCGTACGGACCGGACGCCGCGGCCGAGCTGGACCGCGCGGTCACCGAGCGGGGCCTGCGCGGGCTGAAGCTGTTCGCCCCGCTGCTGCGGGGCCCGCTCGACCACACCGACCTGGACCCGCTCTGGGGCACCGCCCAGCGCCTCGGCGTGCCCGTCCTGATCCACATCGGGCACTACGGCAGCGCCGGCGGGCTCAGCGTCGGCCGCCACGGCGGACCGGACGAGTTGGCCCGGATGGCCCGCCGCTTCCCCGAGCTGGCCGTGGTCGTGCCGCACTTCGGCGTGCAGCACGTGCAGGAGCTGTTCTTCACCGCGTGGGGCTGCCCGAACGTCCACATCGACACGTCCGGCTCCAACCAGTGGGTGCGCTGGATGCCGTACCGGCTCACGCTGGAGGACCTGTTCCGCCGCTGCTACGAGACGATCGGGCCGGACCGCATCGTCTTCGGCAGCGACTCGTCCTGGTTCCCCCGCGGCTACGTCACCCGCTACCTCGACGACCAGCTCCGGATCTGCCACGAGATGGGCATGCCCGAGGAGCACCTGCGCGCGATCTTCGCCGGGAACGCCGAGCGACTGCTCGGCCTGACCGCGGACCGGAAGGAAACCCGATGA
- a CDS encoding argininosuccinate lyase, translating to MSTLTTYQRNHLAPTYDHHVGRLYPAMVRASQAHVVMLTEQGLIPADRGARLLRGLAELRADTSAPPAYDGGFEDTYYLLEKRLAEACGIPTSELDVQLARSRNDLDAGVFRMLLRDQLVEVLQRVVDTGRTALDRADRYADVVITGYTHRRPAQPTTIGHALAGYAEALTQQAATYADVIDQLNVSPLGSCAFAGTDLDIAPARVAELLGFAGLVTNSYEAVAGADHLVRVGTLNARALATGARLARTLMDWLSWNWVTTPGDFTQGSSIMPQKRNPVVLEHLVSYAGQAAADAASVLNNVGAAWWEDSNNATTDVQVRLWESNDRAERFFALVGGFLAEIAPLNPPSREEIVASGATTTAAADALTRHGVPFRAAHSVVGRLVRAGGPDTWTAEGVRAAADPIAGALDDAAVADLIAAAVRPELVLRRAQADGPGAAAVRAQVGALRAALDPVAERLGAVRNLLRAADEALDAVAAELGAR from the coding sequence ATGAGCACGCTGACCACCTACCAGCGTAACCACCTGGCGCCGACCTACGACCACCACGTCGGGCGCCTCTACCCGGCGATGGTGCGGGCCAGCCAGGCGCACGTGGTGATGCTGACCGAGCAGGGGCTGATCCCGGCCGACCGGGGCGCCCGGCTGCTGCGCGGGCTGGCCGAGCTGCGCGCCGACACCAGCGCGCCGCCGGCGTACGACGGCGGCTTCGAGGACACCTACTACCTGCTGGAGAAGCGGCTCGCCGAGGCGTGCGGCATCCCCACCTCCGAGCTGGACGTGCAGCTGGCCCGCAGCCGCAACGACCTGGACGCCGGTGTGTTCCGGATGCTGCTGCGCGACCAGCTCGTCGAGGTGCTCCAGCGGGTGGTCGACACCGGCCGTACCGCGCTCGACCGGGCCGACCGGTACGCCGACGTGGTCATCACCGGCTACACCCACCGCCGGCCGGCGCAGCCCACCACGATCGGGCACGCCCTGGCCGGCTACGCCGAGGCGCTGACCCAGCAGGCGGCCACCTACGCCGACGTGATCGACCAGCTCAACGTCTCCCCGCTGGGCTCCTGCGCCTTCGCCGGCACCGACCTGGACATCGCCCCGGCCCGGGTGGCCGAGCTGCTCGGCTTCGCCGGCCTGGTCACCAACTCGTACGAGGCGGTGGCCGGCGCCGACCACCTGGTCCGGGTCGGCACGCTCAACGCGCGGGCCCTGGCCACCGGCGCGCGGCTGGCCCGCACGCTGATGGACTGGCTGAGCTGGAACTGGGTCACCACCCCCGGCGACTTCACCCAGGGCAGCAGCATCATGCCGCAGAAGCGCAACCCGGTCGTGCTGGAGCACCTGGTCTCGTACGCCGGGCAGGCCGCGGCGGACGCCGCCTCGGTGCTCAACAACGTGGGCGCCGCCTGGTGGGAGGACTCCAACAACGCCACCACCGACGTGCAGGTGCGGCTCTGGGAGAGCAACGACCGGGCCGAGCGCTTCTTCGCCCTGGTCGGTGGCTTCCTGGCCGAGATCGCGCCGCTCAACCCGCCCAGCCGGGAGGAGATCGTCGCCTCCGGCGCCACCACCACCGCCGCCGCGGACGCGCTGACCCGCCACGGCGTACCGTTCCGGGCCGCCCACTCGGTGGTCGGCCGGCTGGTCCGCGCCGGCGGGCCGGACACCTGGACGGCCGAGGGCGTGCGGGCCGCCGCCGACCCGATCGCCGGCGCGCTGGACGACGCGGCCGTGGCCGACCTGATCGCCGCCGCCGTCCGTCCGGAGCTGGTGCTGCGGCGGGCGCAGGCGGACGGGCCGGGCGCCGCGGCGGTCCGCGCCCAGGTGGGCGCGCTGCGCGCCGCCCTCGACCCGGTGGCGGAGCGGCTGGGCGCGGTGCGGAACCTGCTGCGCGCGGCGGACGAGGCGCTGGACGCCGTGGCCGCCGAACTGGGGGCGCGGTGA
- a CDS encoding ROK family protein, translated as MSVRLSDPPAAGARRTGLLLGIDFGGTKMAVGVSDADGRLLAHRRVPTLAEQGAPQALARALDLAGDLVGEVGGPVAAAGVASPGVVRPDGIDLAPNVPGWERLRLADAVRDALDVSRVAVDNDLNAAALAELRLGALRGVDPGLVVGIGTGIAAAVTVGGAVLSGHRGAAGEIGYAVAGGPWPGTMLERDFSGLALDRLAADLGLSGGAAGLAAEAERPGPARDALAARVDEAARALATCCLLLDPQRLVLVGGVTRSDLIRRMLVDRLTEALPHPPDVVRSRFADDAALFGALTLAREAVPAAR; from the coding sequence GTGAGCGTGCGACTGTCCGACCCGCCCGCCGCCGGCGCCCGGAGGACCGGGCTGCTGCTCGGCATCGACTTCGGCGGCACCAAGATGGCCGTCGGGGTCTCCGACGCCGACGGTCGGCTGCTGGCCCACCGCCGGGTGCCCACCCTGGCCGAACAGGGCGCCCCGCAGGCGCTGGCCCGGGCGCTGGACCTCGCCGGCGACCTGGTCGGTGAGGTCGGCGGCCCGGTCGCCGCGGCCGGCGTCGCCTCGCCCGGCGTGGTCCGCCCGGACGGCATCGACCTGGCGCCCAACGTGCCCGGCTGGGAACGGCTCCGCCTCGCCGACGCGGTCCGCGACGCGCTGGACGTGTCCCGGGTCGCGGTCGACAACGACCTGAACGCCGCCGCCCTGGCCGAGCTGCGGCTGGGCGCCCTGCGCGGGGTCGACCCCGGCCTCGTGGTGGGGATCGGCACCGGGATCGCGGCGGCCGTGACGGTCGGCGGTGCGGTGCTGTCCGGGCACCGCGGCGCGGCCGGCGAGATCGGGTACGCGGTGGCCGGCGGTCCCTGGCCGGGGACCATGCTGGAGCGGGACTTCTCCGGGCTGGCGCTGGACCGGCTCGCCGCCGACCTCGGCCTGTCGGGCGGGGCCGCCGGGCTGGCCGCCGAGGCCGAGCGGCCCGGCCCGGCCCGCGACGCGCTGGCCGCCCGGGTGGACGAGGCGGCCCGGGCGCTGGCGACCTGCTGCCTGCTCCTCGACCCCCAGCGGCTCGTGCTGGTCGGCGGCGTGACCCGCAGCGACCTGATCCGGCGGATGCTGGTCGACCGGTTGACCGAGGCGCTGCCGCACCCGCCCGACGTGGTGCGCTCCCGCTTCGCCGACGACGCCGCGTTGTTCGGCGCGCTCACCCTGGCCCGGGAGGCCGTGCCGGCGGCGCGCTGA